Proteins found in one Sorghum bicolor cultivar BTx623 chromosome 1, Sorghum_bicolor_NCBIv3, whole genome shotgun sequence genomic segment:
- the LOC8084910 gene encoding uncharacterized protein LOC8084910 has protein sequence MWNYSAAPHSLLLQYGDDYARCESSSSSAGSVGLDRILAAEYGRFDSLNLSPPLHGLQTQTLFAMHGSENCLGIGANNPIYSSEARPAFSQLSFTQPAATAAHYSMKWTAAAGETVTGDGSRLRGLKRLKTTTPAATAQAPQQHGQRCNPKPTRNQSMKAPCKRSQKLGDKITALQQLVSPYGKTDTASVLHEAATCIKLLHEQIQILTASYPEISSKASQQDTGEEEGGATDLRRRGLCVAPLSPAVVQLVSAEAALRHRDAAFTEDHWRCLGTL, from the exons ATGTGGAACTACTCTGCTGCACCGCACTCGCTCCTGCTGCAGTACGGCGACGACTACG CCAGGTGCGAGAGCTCTAGTTCATCGGCAGGATCCGTGGGCCTGGACAGGAT ACTGGCAGCGGAGTATGGCCGGTTCGACTCTCTGAACTTGTCGCCGCCACTCCACGGCCTTCAGACACAAACGCTTTTTGCTATGCACGGTTCAGAGAACTGCCTAG GAATAGGCGCGAATAATCCGATCTACAGCAGTGAGGCCCGGCCTGCGTTTTCGCAGCTCAGCTTCACCCAGCCAGCTGCCACTGCTGCC CACTACTCGATGAAATGGACGGCAGCAGCGGGGGAGACGGTGACCGGTGACGGCAGCCGTCTCAGGGGATTAAAGAGGCTCAAGACAACGACGCCTGCAGCGACAGCGCAAGCTCCACAGCAGCACGGCCAGCGGTGCAATCCGAAACCAACAAGAAATCAGTCTATGAAG GCGCCATGTAAGAGGAGCCAGAAGCTGGGGGACAAGATCACGGCGCTTCAGCAGCTAGTCTCCCCGTATGGCAAG ACGGACACGGCGTCAGTGCTCCACGAGGCAGCCACCTGCATCAAGCTTCTCCACGAGCAGATCCAG ATTCTGACCGCCTCCTACCCTGAAATCAGTTCTAAAGCGTCACAGCAG GACACGGGCGAGGAAGAGGGCGGCGCGACGGATCTGCGCCGGCGAGGCCTGTGCGTGGCGCCGCTGTCCCCGGCCGTCGTGCAGCTAGTGTCGGCCGAGGCCGCGCTCCGCCACCGCGACGCGGCCTTCACGGAGGATCACTGGCGCTGCCTCGGCACTCTGtaa